Proteins from one Leptonema illini DSM 21528 genomic window:
- a CDS encoding chemotaxis protein CheW, with protein MNREFLTWYVGEQIYGLELHRCKEVEKNLRLTPVPNAKTYIAGIVNLRGDVVTVIDLRQLLRKQTIERPERLQIIRLKSTGTQVAVIAEKIDDILSIADESLEPAGAHMEEQEGYYIQYVAITKKGPILILNSERLLAGRN; from the coding sequence ATGAATCGCGAATTCCTGACATGGTATGTAGGCGAGCAGATCTACGGGCTTGAGCTTCATCGCTGCAAAGAGGTGGAGAAAAATCTGCGTCTGACCCCCGTTCCGAACGCCAAGACCTATATTGCCGGTATCGTCAACCTGCGAGGCGACGTCGTCACCGTCATCGATCTGCGTCAGCTTCTGCGCAAACAAACGATAGAAAGGCCCGAACGCTTGCAGATTATACGCCTGAAATCTACGGGAACTCAGGTAGCCGTTATTGCCGAAAAGATCGACGACATCCTGAGCATAGCCGACGAAAGCCTGGAACCGGCCGGCGCTCACATGGAAGAACAGGAAGGCTACTATATTCAGTATGTGGCCATTACAAAGAAGGGCCCGATTCTCATTCTGAACAGCGAACGATTGCTGGCCGGACGTAATTGA